The Thermodesulfobacteriota bacterium genome includes the window CCTGGCGGCGGTCTGGCCCAGCAGCTCCTTGTCCATGCCGCTCAGCTTGATGACCGTGTTCGCCTCGACCTCCGCGGTGATCCCCTGCGGAAGCGGGAAGACCACCGGGTGGGAGTATCCGAGCGTCAACTGGAGGTTCCCGGGCTTCGCCTCGGCCTTGTAGCCGACGCCGACGATCTCGAGGGTCCGGCTGAACCCTTCCCCCACGCCCGCCACCATGTTCGCCAGCAGGGTCCGATACATCCCGTAGAGGTTCCTCGCGCCGTCGTCGAGCAGCTTCACCGTGGCCGTCGAGCCCGACACCTCGACCGCCACCTTGTCGGGGATGTGCCGGGAAAGCGACCCCTTCTTCCCGGTCACTTTCAGCTCCCCGCCCTCCACTTCAACCTTCACGCCGGCGGGAATGACCACCGGCTTCTTCCCGATTCTCGACATCGCTTCACTCCTCCGTGGAAAAGGACCCTTCTACCAGACCTCGCAGAGCAGCTCGCCGCCGACGGAAAGCTTCTTCGCCTTCTCCCCGGTCATTACCCCCTTCGAGGTGGACACGATGGCGACGCCGAAGCCGTTCT containing:
- the rplF gene encoding 50S ribosomal protein L6, with translation MSRIGKKPVVIPAGVKVEVEGGELKVTGKKGSLSRHIPDKVAVEVSGSTATVKLLDDGARNLYGMYRTLLANMVAGVGEGFSRTLEIVGVGYKAEAKPGNLQLTLGYSHPVVFPLPQGITAEVEANTVIKLSGMDKELLGQTAARVRMLRKPDAYKNKGIRYRGERLVKKVGKAAGK